In the Novosphingobium sp. 9 genome, one interval contains:
- a CDS encoding PaaI family thioesterase, which produces MLQLRHDSHEQIRLRIPATAPHLGNSHGNIHGGAILTLIDMGIFAAARSLLEERAEGAVTLDLHNQFVGTGRLGEPLDVVSEVVRETGRLIFLRGSVEQGEHLVSSFLATLRKSPRP; this is translated from the coding sequence GTGCTCCAACTGCGCCACGATAGCCATGAACAGATACGCCTGAGAATACCTGCCACCGCGCCTCATCTCGGCAACTCTCACGGCAACATTCATGGTGGCGCCATTCTCACCCTCATCGATATGGGCATTTTCGCCGCAGCACGTTCGCTACTTGAAGAACGTGCCGAGGGCGCAGTCACTCTGGACCTTCACAACCAGTTTGTCGGCACGGGCCGCCTGGGAGAGCCTCTCGATGTCGTCAGCGAGGTCGTCCGAGAAACAGGGCGCCTGATCTTTCTTCGCGGCAGCGTGGAACAAGGCGAACACCTTGTGTCCAGCTTCCTGGCAACTCTACGTAAGTCTCCACGCCCATGA